A genomic region of Arvicola amphibius chromosome X, mArvAmp1.2, whole genome shotgun sequence contains the following coding sequences:
- the Cpxcr1 gene encoding LOW QUALITY PROTEIN: CPX chromosomal region candidate gene 1 protein (The sequence of the model RefSeq protein was modified relative to this genomic sequence to represent the inferred CDS: inserted 6 bases in 3 codons; deleted 1 base in 1 codon; substituted 6 bases at 6 genomic stop codons): MSSTNQGSDSAENTLKNAENEXPNACEAGKQLLLAGGSIISQVETNIXSSPRSQKDTYNQATESSQSEAGKTQNNPPNEFIKDPFPLQILIPRKLAFPRVXEYLELRIPQPXSHEDESVSDKIMFYPGKMEMGISDYFHISTHDKMIHTHFLHXRVLFINIAELSRTIIHLLCRRNSSPPEQCQHNTWVKHKYIAVLAHQNVFXQHXKEHVFGRPLGVYYYHPLIERITQRKTSKSYKNNGNHPSVSPRFYIPKFQTQNIVHKILVRNNXRTRHKLRLVIITXNKNWKYLCHICWCGFNNFQYFEHHSFKFSGN, encoded by the exons ATGTCTTCTACTAATCAAGGAAGTGATTCTGCTGAAAACACTCTCAAAAATGCGGAAAATGAATGACCAAATGCCTGTGAGGCAGGGAAACAACTTCTACTTGCTGGTGGCAGCATAATTTCTCAGGtggaaacaaatatataaagcTCACCAAGATCCCAAAAAGATACATATAACCAAGCCACAGAAAGTAGCCAATCAGAAGCAGGGAAGACTCAAAACAATCCACCAAATGAATTTATAAAAGACCCATTTCCACTACAGATACTTATTCCTAGAAAGCTAGCCTTTCCTAGGGT AGAGTATTTAGAACTGAGAATTCCACAACCATAAAGTCATGAAGATGAGTCTGTGTcagataaaataatgttttatccTGGAAAAATGGAGATGGGAATAAGTGATTACTTTCACATTTCTACACATGACAAAATGATACATACTCATTTCTTGCATTGACGAGTCCTGTTCATTAATATTGCTGAGTTAAGTAGAACAATTATTCACTTATTGTGCAGGAGAAATTCCTCTCCCCCTGAACAATGTCAACATAATACATGGGTAAAGCATAAATATATAGCTGTTCTTGCTCACCAGAATGTTTTTTAACAACACTGAAAGGAACATGTGTTTGGAAGGCCTTTGGGAGTATACTATTACCATCCACTTATTGAAAGAATAACTCAAAGAAAAACTAGTAAGTCCTATAAAAACAATGGAAACCACCCTTCTGTAAGCCCAAGGTTCTACATACCAAAGTTCCAAACTCAGAATATTGTTCATAAAATACTTGTTAGAAATAA GAGAACTCGTCACAAACTGAGACTAGTAAtcataac taataaaaattggaaatatCTGTGTCATATCTGTTGGTGTGGTTTCAACAACTTTCAA TATTTTGAACATCATTCCTTCAAATTTTCTGGAAATTAA